The sequence CCTGAACTGTTTCTTGAAATTTGGAAGCGTTCATTAGTCTCAGAAGGCTGTTTCACTACTGATGAAAAATCTGCTTTTGCCATTGAGTTTGATTTACCCTTAAGTTTATTCGCAGCCCAAAAGAACCAAATATAGAATTACTATTGTCAGCAGTATCCTCTAGGTTCTTATATATTAAAGAAGAATATATGGAAAAATTGTTAGAATGGGAACGCCGAAGTAAGTTTTTCGATCTTGAATTCGAAGAAATTAAAAATTTATGTAAAAAGTTTTTAATTAGGGAAGATAAGTTTATTGTTACTAAAGCAAAACATGGGCTTGCGAATACAAATTATATTATTGAATTCGAGAATGGAGATAAATTTATATTACGCATTAATGTTCGAGATATAGAGTTAGGTAAAAAAGAATTTAAACTTTCACATTTACTCCATAATGAACCTTTAGTTCCAAAATTTCTTAGTTTTAATCCTATAAATGAAACAACAAACTATTTTTGCAGTTTTATAGAATATCGTGAAGGTAATTTATTATCAGATTTTTTAACTGATCCTTCGTTTTTAGACTCAATACTAGTAATATATAGTAAACTTGGTGAATTTTTAGGGAATTTGAACTCCTATAAGTTTCAAGAAAGTGGTTTACTCACTGCAAATTTATCAATCAACAAAATTACTACCAAACATAATGAATATAATGTATTTATAAATTATATTTTAGATAAAATAACTAAGCCCAGAGTGAAAGATAAGTTAGGTAAGCAACTTTCTGATAGTTTAAAAAATAAAATTATTTTATATGAGAAATTTTTTCCAAAGGAAGGTAATAATCAATTGGTGCATGGTGATTTTAAACCTTCTAATATTTTAGTTAAGAATGTCGATGGAACATTAATTTTATCAGGAATATTAGATTGGGAATTTGCTTATTCTGGTTCAGTATATGGTGATATTGCAACTTTATTTAGGTTTAAACATTTATTCGATAAACAGCTAAAAGAGAGTTTTGCTTCTGGATACTCAAAAGTATCAAAGTCACTAGATTCAGATTGGGAAAAAAAAGCAAAATTAGTTGATTTAGTAAATTTATGCGATTTGTTAGATTCTGAAGATGAAAGACCTAACATGTATAATAACATAACAGGGTTAATCGCTGATATAGTCAATTGATGAGAAGTTGGGGACGTCGTCGCTCGCCTATTACTTATAGGCATCGCTCCTAGCCCCAAATTTTCCTGAACTAACTATAATCCCTACTTTGGGTAACTAAAAGATAAGCAATTGACAAGTGGAATAAATAGAATGATCAAAGAATATCTTGAGGATAGATTTAAACAAGGTCGGCTTTATAATAGTTGGTTGATTGACGTTGATGATACGGCAAAAGCTTTAGAAAATTTACTAATATTTATAGAAAGCAGTTTGTTTGCAGATAAAATTCAATTAAAAAATCATCCAGATTATCGGTTAGTAGCAAGGGATAATTCTGGTTCCGCTAATGTCAAAGACATATCTGTTGACCAAATTAGGGATTTACAGCAATTTTTTTATAAAACATCGTCAATATCTAAATATAGAGTAGCTGTTATCTATCAAGCCGATCTAATGAATCTTAATGCGGCAAATTCCTGCCTTAAACTTTTAGAAGATACCCCAAAGGATAGTTTTATTTTCTTAATTACCTCAAGAGCTGCTGGCATAATAAGCACTATAAGATCTAGATGTGCTAAAATTAATATAAAATCACAAAATCGCTTAGTGGGGAGTGAAATATATGTTAAATTCATTACATATATTGCTAATTGTTCAAACCCTGAAGTGAGGTTAAATATTATCGAAGAATTTACCAGTAAAAACAAAGAATTATGGGGGGATTTTGCTTATAGCATGCTATATCTAGTTAATAGGATTACTAAGAAATCGCTCAATATCAATATTGAATTTAATGAATTAGAGAATAAAATATTTAATCAATTACCTTCCAATTCACCTGATTGGTTGGTAACAAAATTTGCTAATGTTAAGCGAATAATAAATAATACTATAGATTATGACCTAGATTTAAGAGCTAGTACCATAGCATTAATAGAAGAACTAACTTAAATTAAATATATCCTTAGTTATTTTTGTGACAATATTCTTTTTAATACGACATGGTGAAACAGATTGGTCTTTAAATGAAAAACATCAATTAAAAGGTGAATATAGGGACTTGCCATGTTTAACGCCAAATGGGATTAGACAAGCCAATGAGCTATCTAAAAATCTGAGATTAGAAAATGCAGAACTAATTCTATCTTCTCCATATACTAGGGCGTTGCAAACCGCAGCAATTCTTTCAAAAAACATTAATTTAAACATCACTGTAGAATTTGACTTAAGAGAATGGCAACCAGACTTAAGGTTAGAAATTAGCAATCAACTACAGCTAAAAAGTGCAATAGATGATTATAAAAGAAATGATGGTATATACCCAGAAGGTATTCTTAAAACGTGGGAATCAAAAAGTTCTATAAAAGATAGAACAGAAGGTGTTTTAACAAAATATCTAAACTATAAGTATGTAATAGTAGTAACTCATGAGCAGGTAATAAAAACATGGGTAGATGCTTGTCAGATACTACATTGTTCTATTAATGAGTTAGAGATAACTTAAAAATATACTTAAATGATTTGCTAAAACGTCATTGCGAGGCTACATACTGGTCGTGGTAATCCTGTTTTGTGTCACCCCTGCGTAAGCAGGGGTCTTAGTACTACAGTTGTAGTTTAGATGTGAGCATTCACGATTTTTTTGCTATTTTTTTGTGATGAATAAAAAAACCTGATCACCAAGCGTCATTGCGAGGAGACCGTAAGGTCAACGAAGCAATCCATTTCTAATCACTTTCCTGGATTGCTTCGTCGGTCTGGCAACCTCCTCGCAATGACATCTTATACTTTAACCTTTTTTCCGTGAACACTCCACATTAAATCTACAACTGTAGTATTAGATTCCCGCCTACGCGGGAATGACAAGGGGAAGCGGGAAGACAATTTACTTTCAAACCACCCTAAAAACTATAAAAAAAGTAATATAGGCAACTACAAATAAAACTATACACATAGTGTAATTAAATATATAACCTGTCTGCGATCTACTTACCAAAATCCCAAAGTAATTTACTGTTTTGGCAAAATTACTTGGACCAAATCTATCAATGACTCTTTGGTCGATCAAATTCAATAGCTTACTTAAGTTGGCAACTAATCTTACTATCAGCAAGTCATACACTTCATCAAAATAATATTTATGTACCAACAATTTCCTCATAAATGTTATTTTCACTTTATCAATAATATTCTTATACAAATAAATACCCAAAACAATACCCATTAATCCCACAACCATTGGCAATAATTTTATATAAATAGGTGGGTGATTTGCTAATCTTTGATAAATATGAATATTGAATATACTATCAAGGAAATAACCATTTGGTTTGTCAAGAGCAAGAATATAATGACCTATCATCCCCGCAACAAAACTACCTACCACTAAAAGATTAAGTGGCAGATTCATAATATTGGGTGATTCATGAGCGTGATTAAATTGCTCTATAGTTAATCTAGTTTTGCCATGAAATACTAATAAGATAATTTTCATAGAATAAATAGCAGTCAAAATTGCCGCCACAATTCCAAGAATAAACACTGTAGTACCTATGACCCCACCGCTACTATATGCTAGCTCTAAAATAGCATCTTTTGAATAAAATCCAGCTAAAGGATAAATACCGATCAGTGCCAGTGAGCCGATTAAGAAATTACAGTAAGTAACTGGCATTTTATCTTTCAAACCACCCATCTTAAAAATATCTTGCTGATGACAAGCGTGAATAACACTACCAGCTGATAAAAATAATAAAGCTTTAAAAAATGCATGAGTCACTAAATGAAAAATACCAGCATTATAAGCTGATACACCGCAAGCAAGAAACATATAGCCAAGCTGGCTACAAGTGGAATAGGCAATAATTTTTTTTATATCATTCTGCACTATGGCAATAGTTGCCGCAAATATACAGGTAATACCGCCAATAATAGCAATAAAGCTCAATACCCCTACACTATATTCAAATAAATAAGAACACCTAGCTACTAAAAATACTCCAGCTGTTACCATAGTTGCAGCATGAATAAGTGCTGAGACTGGCGTTGGACCTTCCATAGCATCTGGTAGCCATATATGCAAGCCAATTTGAGCCGATTTGCCCATACAGCCAAGGAATAATAGCAGGCAGACTATGTCAATTATCGATACTGTAAAACCCCATATACTCAATTGTATATTAGACAATAATTGGGCTTTATCAAATACACTAGCAAAATCAACTACCCCAAAATAAACAATAATGGTAATAATCCCCACTATAAAGGCAAAATCCCCTATCCTATTGACGATAAAGGCTTTAATTGCTGCTTTATTTGCCGCTTCTTTTTGATACCAAAAACCAATTAATAAGTACGAACATAAACCAACACCTTCCCAACCAAAAAATAATTGGACAAAATTATCGGCTGATACCAAAGCTAGCATAAAGAAGGTAAATAATGATAAAAATGATAGAAATTTAGGTAACCCTTCATCATCTGCCATATAGCCAAGAGAATAAATATGTACCACCGCTGAAATCCAAGTAACCACTATAAACATAATAGCGGTCAGCTGATCGACATAAATTGCCCAATCTATCTTCATCTCACCAATTACTAGCCATTTTGCTAAAATTAGATGAATAATGGCTTTGTTTATTGCCACATTATAAAATATAAAGCTAGCGAATATTGCCGCTAAACTTATTGCAATAGTGGCAATGCAAGCTGCTTGCTTCTTGCTAAAACACTGACAAAACAAACCATTAATCATACCAGATATTAATGGTAACATTACCGTGAATATTGCTAATGCATTTACCATACCAATTCCTAAAATTACCCTTTCATCTGATTCATATCACTCAGCTCTATCGAACCTTTATTTCTAAAATAAACTAATAATATTGCAAGACCTATAGAAGTCTCGGCAGCTGCTATTGTTAAGATTATTATACTAAAAATTTGACCCGATATCTCATGGGCATAAGCAGAGAATGCGACAAAATTGATGTTGACAGCTAGCAGCATCAATTCAATCGACATCAGAATTGTTATGACATTCTTACGATGCATAAACAAACCGACCATTCCTATACTAAAAATCAGTGCCGACAAAATTAAATAATGTTCCAAAGTAATAGTACTAATCATATTGAATTTCTTCCACTCCTTCACTTAAACGCGGTTTAACCATTAATATACAATTATCCTTGTTTTTAGCATGTTGCTTGGCAATATCCTGCCTCCTAACTCCACTACGATGCCTAATAGTTAGAGTAATACAAGATATCATTGCCATAAATAGAATAATACCTGAAATTTGGAAAGGTAACATATATTCAGTATATAGTACCTGCCCAATAGCATGAGTATTAGAGTCAATTGATGAGAAGTTGGGAACGTTGTCGCTCGTCACTCGCCTATTACTTATAGGCGTCGCTCCATCGCTCTTAGCCCCAAATTCTCCTGAATTGACTATAGTATGGTTAGCTATCTCTGAAGAGTCCATATTATCTAACACTATACCTTGTACACCTAAGCAAATTATCAAAACAAGATCAGCAAACATAATGAGTGCTACAGTCATACTGATCAATAAGTTTTTTTTGAATTGTACAATAATATCCACAAAACGAATATTCAACATCATTATAACAAACAAAAACAATACTGCTACCGCTCCAACATATATTACAACCAACATCATTGCTAAAAATTCTGCTCCTAATAGAATCATTAGCCCTGAACTGTTACAGAAAGTAAAGATCAGCCATAACACAGAATAAACAGGATTTTTACTCATGACAACCAAAACACTACTTATAACCATTAGCCCGGCAAATAAATAAAAAAACATTTCCATAATTATCTACCCGTAACTATTTATATTTATAATCATTATGTAGCTTAATTGCTAATTCTTGCTCCCACATATCACCATTCTTCAATAATTTTTCTTTATCATAAAGCAATTCTTGATGACTAATAGTAGCAAATTCAAAATTAGAACCTTCCACTATCGCATCAACTGGGCATGCTTCTTGGCATAGACCACAATAAATGCACTTAGTCATATCAATATCATATCTAGTAGTACGCCTACTACCATCTGCTCTTTCTTTTGCCTCAATAATAATAGCCTGAGCTGGACAAATTGCTTCGCAAAGCTTACAGGCAATACAACGCTCTTCACCATTAGCGTAACGCCTTAATGCATGTTCACCCTTAAATCTTGGGCTTATCCGCCCCTTCTCATAGGGATAATTTATCGTTACTTTAGGTTTAAAGAAATACCTCAAAGTTAGACTAAGTCCTGATACTATTTCAAATAACAAAAAAGACTTCAGGTAATTAATTATTTTCATTTCATTATACACCAAAAATTTGTAGCACTAAGTATGTTTTACAATTTATTTTCTTATTAGTTTGATCTATAGCTAAATTTAAAGGATTTATGCCATATACAAACATAGCACATTTGGGGTAATTGTAAAATTATTAGATAGAGAAATAATATCAAACAGTAAAGAAACATCAAAGAAGTA comes from Candidatus Tisiphia endosymbiont of Sialis lutaria and encodes:
- a CDS encoding aminoglycoside phosphotransferase family protein — translated: MEKLLEWERRSKFFDLEFEEIKNLCKKFLIREDKFIVTKAKHGLANTNYIIEFENGDKFILRINVRDIELGKKEFKLSHLLHNEPLVPKFLSFNPINETTNYFCSFIEYREGNLLSDFLTDPSFLDSILVIYSKLGEFLGNLNSYKFQESGLLTANLSINKITTKHNEYNVFINYILDKITKPRVKDKLGKQLSDSLKNKIILYEKFFPKEGNNQLVHGDFKPSNILVKNVDGTLILSGILDWEFAYSGSVYGDIATLFRFKHLFDKQLKESFASGYSKVSKSLDSDWEKKAKLVDLVNLCDLLDSEDERPNMYNNITGLIADIVN
- a CDS encoding DNA polymerase III subunit delta' (catalyzes the DNA-template-directed extension of the 3'-end of a DNA strand; the delta' subunit seems to interact with the gamma subunit to transfer the beta subunit on the DNA) translates to MIKEYLEDRFKQGRLYNSWLIDVDDTAKALENLLIFIESSLFADKIQLKNHPDYRLVARDNSGSANVKDISVDQIRDLQQFFYKTSSISKYRVAVIYQADLMNLNAANSCLKLLEDTPKDSFIFLITSRAAGIISTIRSRCAKINIKSQNRLVGSEIYVKFITYIANCSNPEVRLNIIEEFTSKNKELWGDFAYSMLYLVNRITKKSLNINIEFNELENKIFNQLPSNSPDWLVTKFANVKRIINNTIDYDLDLRASTIALIEELT
- a CDS encoding histidine phosphatase family protein — encoded protein: MTIFFLIRHGETDWSLNEKHQLKGEYRDLPCLTPNGIRQANELSKNLRLENAELILSSPYTRALQTAAILSKNINLNITVEFDLREWQPDLRLEISNQLQLKSAIDDYKRNDGIYPEGILKTWESKSSIKDRTEGVLTKYLNYKYVIVVTHEQVIKTWVDACQILHCSINELEIT
- the nuoL gene encoding NADH-quinone oxidoreductase subunit L; its protein translation is MVNALAIFTVMLPLISGMINGLFCQCFSKKQAACIATIAISLAAIFASFIFYNVAINKAIIHLILAKWLVIGEMKIDWAIYVDQLTAIMFIVVTWISAVVHIYSLGYMADDEGLPKFLSFLSLFTFFMLALVSADNFVQLFFGWEGVGLCSYLLIGFWYQKEAANKAAIKAFIVNRIGDFAFIVGIITIIVYFGVVDFASVFDKAQLLSNIQLSIWGFTVSIIDIVCLLLFLGCMGKSAQIGLHIWLPDAMEGPTPVSALIHAATMVTAGVFLVARCSYLFEYSVGVLSFIAIIGGITCIFAATIAIVQNDIKKIIAYSTCSQLGYMFLACGVSAYNAGIFHLVTHAFFKALLFLSAGSVIHACHQQDIFKMGGLKDKMPVTYCNFLIGSLALIGIYPLAGFYSKDAILELAYSSGGVIGTTVFILGIVAAILTAIYSMKIILLVFHGKTRLTIEQFNHAHESPNIMNLPLNLLVVGSFVAGMIGHYILALDKPNGYFLDSIFNIHIYQRLANHPPIYIKLLPMVVGLMGIVLGIYLYKNIIDKVKITFMRKLLVHKYYFDEVYDLLIVRLVANLSKLLNLIDQRVIDRFGPSNFAKTVNYFGILVSRSQTGYIFNYTMCIVLFVVAYITFFIVFRVV
- the nuoK gene encoding NADH-quinone oxidoreductase subunit NuoK translates to MISTITLEHYLILSALIFSIGMVGLFMHRKNVITILMSIELMLLAVNINFVAFSAYAHEISGQIFSIIILTIAAAETSIGLAILLVYFRNKGSIELSDMNQMKG
- the nuoI gene encoding NADH-quinone oxidoreductase subunit NuoI — translated: MINYLKSFLLFEIVSGLSLTLRYFFKPKVTINYPYEKGRISPRFKGEHALRRYANGEERCIACKLCEAICPAQAIIIEAKERADGSRRTTRYDIDMTKCIYCGLCQEACPVDAIVEGSNFEFATISHQELLYDKEKLLKNGDMWEQELAIKLHNDYKYK